From a region of the Pukyongiella litopenaei genome:
- a CDS encoding MFS transporter has translation MFQVLGSAWALLLGMMLLMVGNGLQGTLLGVRGEIEGFSTFEMSIVMSCYFVGFLGGSRLAPDMIRRVGHVRVFAALASFISAVMILYPAFTNPIAWSLGRVVIGFCFSGVYVTAESWLNDAADNENRGQALSLYMIVQMAGVVTAQALLLVGDPSGYETFVLASVLISISFAPILLSISPVPAFETTQPMSLQRLLQISPLGCVGMFLMGGVFSALFGMSAVYGAKVGLSLVQISMFVAAFYVGATIFQYPLGWLSDRMDRRLLILGVAAGAGAASVTAMTLGDNFGVLLTAAIVIGGLSNPLYSLLIAHTNDYLDHQDMPAASAGLVFINGLGAIFGPLINGWLMDDGVVGPQGFFLFMACLLLALAGYAAYRTTRRPAVPLEETGIMTPMVPTGSPVAVELAQEYAIETDLDEQGAEFER, from the coding sequence ATGTTCCAGGTTCTGGGAAGCGCATGGGCGCTGCTCTTGGGGATGATGCTGCTGATGGTCGGCAACGGGCTTCAGGGCACGTTGCTGGGCGTGCGCGGCGAGATCGAGGGCTTTTCGACCTTCGAGATGTCCATCGTCATGTCCTGCTATTTCGTCGGCTTTCTGGGCGGGTCGCGGCTGGCGCCTGATATGATCCGCCGGGTCGGCCATGTGCGTGTCTTCGCGGCCCTTGCGTCGTTCATCTCGGCGGTGATGATCCTCTATCCGGCCTTTACCAACCCGATCGCGTGGTCGCTGGGGCGGGTCGTCATCGGGTTCTGTTTCTCGGGCGTTTATGTGACCGCCGAAAGCTGGCTGAACGATGCCGCCGACAACGAGAATCGCGGCCAGGCGCTGTCGCTCTACATGATCGTCCAGATGGCCGGCGTGGTCACCGCGCAGGCGCTGCTGCTGGTGGGGGATCCGTCCGGATACGAAACCTTCGTGCTCGCCTCGGTGCTGATCTCGATTTCCTTCGCGCCGATCCTGCTGTCGATTTCGCCGGTGCCGGCCTTCGAGACCACGCAGCCGATGAGCCTGCAGCGGCTGCTGCAGATTTCGCCGTTGGGTTGTGTCGGCATGTTCCTGATGGGCGGCGTGTTTTCGGCGCTGTTCGGGATGAGCGCGGTCTATGGCGCGAAGGTCGGGCTCAGCCTGGTCCAGATTTCGATGTTCGTCGCGGCGTTTTATGTGGGGGCGACGATCTTTCAGTATCCGCTGGGCTGGCTGTCGGACCGCATGGATCGCCGGCTGCTGATCCTCGGGGTCGCGGCCGGGGCGGGGGCGGCATCGGTGACCGCGATGACGCTTGGGGACAATTTCGGGGTTCTCCTGACCGCCGCCATCGTGATCGGCGGCCTTTCGAACCCGCTCTATTCGCTGCTGATCGCGCATACCAACGATTATCTCGATCACCAGGACATGCCGGCGGCCTCGGCCGGGCTGGTGTTCATCAACGGGCTGGGGGCGATCTTTGGTCCGCTGATCAATGGCTGGCTGATGGATGACGGCGTGGTGGGGCCGCAGGGGTTCTTCCTGTTCATGGCCTGCCTGTTGCTGGCGCTGGCCGGTTATGCCGCGTATCGCACCACGCGCCGCCCGGCCGTGCCGCTCGAGGAAACCGGGATCATGACACCGATGGTGCCGACGGGGTCACCCGTTGCGGTTGAGCTGGCCCAGGAATACGCGATCGAAACCGATCTCGATGAACAGGGCGCCGAATTCGAGCGTTAG
- the queA gene encoding tRNA preQ1(34) S-adenosylmethionine ribosyltransferase-isomerase QueA: MKLSDFDYQLPDRLIATRPASPRTSARLLVAEGDAIADSAVRDLGQWLRPGDRLVLNDTRVIPARLDGRRWRSGPQGRTSAHISVTLLEPCADGCWTALLKPLKKLKPGETIEFAAGLAAQFERVEDGQAHLRFNLAGDSFDEALLQAGDMPLPPYIAARRAADDRDRTDYQTVWARNPGAVAAPTASLHFDDALLDGLRARGIDFTHVTLHVGAGTFLPVKVEDVTTHRMHAEWGEVSEAAAAEIAATRAAGGRVIPVGTTALRLIETAARGGAIAPWRAETDIFIYPGFEFRVTDALMTNFHLPKSTLLMLVSALMGQDRIRAIYDHALRREYRFFSYGDASLLVPDPAPGR; encoded by the coding sequence ATGAAACTGAGCGATTTCGATTACCAGTTGCCGGACCGGCTGATCGCGACGCGGCCTGCGTCGCCGCGCACATCGGCGCGGCTGCTGGTGGCCGAGGGCGACGCGATCGCGGATTCGGCGGTGCGCGACCTGGGCCAATGGCTGCGCCCCGGCGACCGGCTGGTGCTGAACGACACCCGCGTGATCCCGGCGCGCCTCGACGGGCGCCGCTGGCGCAGCGGGCCGCAGGGGCGCACATCCGCTCATATCAGCGTCACCCTGCTCGAGCCCTGTGCCGATGGCTGCTGGACCGCGCTGCTCAAGCCGCTGAAGAAACTGAAACCGGGCGAGACCATCGAGTTTGCCGCCGGGCTGGCTGCGCAGTTCGAACGGGTCGAGGACGGGCAGGCGCATCTGCGGTTCAACCTCGCCGGCGACAGTTTCGACGAGGCGCTGTTACAGGCGGGCGACATGCCGTTGCCCCCCTATATCGCCGCCCGGCGCGCCGCCGATGACCGGGACCGCACGGATTACCAGACCGTCTGGGCGCGCAACCCCGGCGCGGTCGCGGCCCCCACCGCATCGCTGCATTTCGATGATGCGCTGCTCGATGGCCTGCGGGCGCGGGGGATCGATTTCACCCATGTCACCCTGCATGTCGGCGCGGGCACCTTCCTGCCGGTCAAGGTCGAGGACGTGACCACGCACCGGATGCATGCCGAATGGGGCGAGGTGAGCGAAGCCGCCGCCGCCGAGATAGCCGCGACCCGCGCCGCGGGCGGGCGCGTGATCCCGGTTGGCACCACCGCCCTGCGGCTGATCGAGACCGCGGCGCGGGGCGGCGCCATCGCGCCATGGCGGGCCGAGACCGACATCTTCATCTATCCCGGCTTCGAGTTTCGGGTGACCGACGCTCTGATGACCAATTTTCACCTGCCTAAATCGACCCTGCTGATGCTGGTATCCGCGCTGATGGGTCAGGATCGCATCCGCGCGATCTATGATCACGCGCTGCGGCGCGAATACCGGTTCTTTTCCTATGGCGATGCCTCGCTGCTGGTGCCCGATCCGGCGCCGGGCCGCTAG
- the lpdA gene encoding dihydrolipoyl dehydrogenase → MSSKSFDVVVIGAGPGGYVAAIRAAQLGLRTAVVEREHLGGICLNWGCIPTKALLRSAEVFHLMHRAKDFGLKAEGVGYDLDAVVKRSRGVAGQLSGGIGHLLKKNKVTVVMGEATIPATGRVAIKTDKGTEELTAKNIVLATGARARELPGLEADGDLVWTYRHALLPPRMPGKLLVIGSGAIGIEFASFFNTLGADTTVVEVMERVLPVEDAEISAFARKAFTKQGMTIMEKAMVSRLDRGKGKVTAHIDRGGKVEKHDFDTVISAVGIVGNTEGLGLEKLGVTVDRTHVVVDEFCRTGVDGLYAIGDIAGAPWLAHKASHEGVMVAELIAGRHAHPVRPESIAGCTYCHPQVASVGYSEAKARELGHEVRVGRFPFIGNGKAIALGEPEGLVKTVFDAKTGELLGAHMIGAEVTEMIQGYVVGRTLETTEAELMQTVFPHPTLSEMMHESVLDAYDRVIHM, encoded by the coding sequence ATGTCTTCGAAATCCTTTGACGTTGTCGTGATCGGGGCCGGGCCCGGGGGGTATGTGGCCGCGATCCGGGCGGCGCAGCTCGGGTTGCGCACTGCCGTGGTCGAGCGGGAACATCTGGGCGGCATCTGCCTGAACTGGGGCTGCATCCCGACCAAGGCGCTGCTGCGGTCCGCCGAGGTGTTTCACCTGATGCACCGCGCCAAGGATTTCGGCCTGAAGGCGGAGGGCGTGGGATATGATCTGGATGCGGTGGTCAAGCGGTCGCGCGGTGTGGCCGGGCAATTGTCGGGCGGGATCGGGCATCTGCTGAAGAAGAACAAGGTCACCGTGGTGATGGGCGAGGCGACGATCCCTGCAACAGGCAGGGTCGCGATCAAGACCGACAAGGGCACCGAGGAGTTGACGGCGAAGAATATCGTTCTGGCCACCGGTGCGCGGGCGCGGGAGCTGCCGGGGCTGGAGGCCGATGGCGATCTGGTCTGGACCTACAGGCACGCGCTGCTGCCGCCGCGGATGCCGGGCAAGCTGCTGGTCATCGGCTCGGGCGCGATCGGGATCGAATTCGCGAGCTTCTTCAACACGCTGGGCGCCGACACCACCGTGGTCGAGGTGATGGAGAGGGTGCTGCCGGTCGAGGACGCCGAGATCTCGGCCTTTGCCAGGAAGGCATTTACCAAGCAGGGCATGACGATCATGGAAAAGGCCATGGTCAGCCGGCTCGATCGCGGCAAGGGCAAGGTCACCGCGCATATCGACCGGGGCGGCAAGGTGGAGAAGCATGATTTCGACACCGTGATCTCTGCCGTGGGCATCGTCGGCAACACCGAGGGTCTGGGGCTGGAGAAGCTGGGCGTGACGGTCGACCGGACGCATGTGGTGGTAGATGAGTTCTGCCGCACCGGCGTCGACGGGCTCTATGCCATCGGTGACATCGCGGGCGCGCCCTGGCTGGCGCACAAGGCCTCGCATGAGGGCGTGATGGTGGCGGAACTGATCGCCGGCCGGCACGCCCATCCGGTGCGCCCCGAATCGATTGCCGGCTGCACCTATTGCCATCCGCAGGTGGCCTCGGTGGGCTATTCCGAGGCGAAGGCCCGCGAGCTCGGCCACGAGGTCAGGGTCGGCCGGTTCCCGTTCATAGGCAACGGCAAGGCGATTGCGCTGGGTGAGCCCGAGGGGCTGGTCAAGACCGTGTTCGATGCCAAAACCGGCGAGTTGCTGGGGGCGCATATGATCGGGGCGGAGGTGACCGAGATGATCCAGGGCTATGTGGTCGGGCGCACGCTGGAAACCACCGAGGCCGAACTGATGCAAACGGTGTTCCCGCATCCGACCCTGTCGGAGATGATGCATGAAAGCGTGCTCGACGCCTATGATCGGGTGATCCACATGTGA
- a CDS encoding DUF924 family protein, translating to MVGPEEVLSFWLDDVGGDKWFAQDAALDAEITSRFKDAWDAARSGQFGLWLTYPSGALAYIILTDQFPRNMFRGSPMAFATDRAALAAAKVSVDRKWDLRIDEPARSLFYMPMMHSENLCDQERCIRLICERMPETGAQYLMHAKAHREIIRQFGRFPYRNDALHRDTTPPETEFVTNGGYGRTLRELRMAS from the coding sequence ATGGTTGGCCCTGAAGAAGTACTGAGTTTCTGGTTGGATGACGTGGGGGGCGACAAGTGGTTCGCCCAGGATGCGGCACTGGACGCCGAAATCACCAGTCGGTTCAAGGATGCGTGGGACGCGGCGCGTAGCGGGCAGTTCGGTCTGTGGTTGACCTACCCGAGCGGGGCGCTGGCCTATATCATCCTCACCGACCAGTTTCCGCGCAACATGTTCCGTGGATCGCCGATGGCCTTTGCCACGGATCGGGCGGCACTGGCGGCGGCGAAGGTTTCGGTGGACCGGAAATGGGATCTGCGGATCGACGAACCGGCGCGCAGCCTGTTCTACATGCCGATGATGCATTCCGAGAACCTGTGCGACCAGGAACGCTGCATCCGCCTGATCTGCGAACGGATGCCCGAAACCGGCGCGCAGTATCTCATGCATGCCAAGGCGCATCGCGAGATCATCCGCCAGTTCGGCCGGTTTCCCTATCGCAACGACGCGCTGCATCGCGACACCACGCCGCCCGAGACCGAGTTCGTCACCAATGGCGGTTACGGGCGGACGCTGCGCGAGTTGCGGATGGCAAGCTGA